The Pedobacter ginsengisoli region AGTTACTGTACCTGCATTTGGTCCGCCATAAATACTCATCACTACGGGATATTTTTTGTTCTGATCAAAATCTGTCGGGTACGTTATTACGGCTGGTAAGTTATAGCCATCATCAGTAGGGATGGTTATCATCTCGGTTTTGCCATAATTGAACTGTGCAAAGTCATCAGATTTACTGTCACCAAGTTCTTTAATAATCTTTCCTTTATTGTTTAACAATGTCCTTTTAGTAGGGGTAGAAACATTGGAATAATTAGTAATGAAATAGGAACCCTTAGGCGACATCATTACCTGATGGGAATAATCGCCAAATGATAAACGTTTTAAGTTCCTGCCATTATAGTCTACACTATAAAAGTCAGTTCTTGTCGAAGCTTCCTTGCGTGCCATAAAGTAAACAACTTTATTTTTCTCATCAACATGAACAAGGTTAGTAACCTGCCATTTACCGGAGGTTAGCGGATTTACCAGTTTTCCATCTAAAGTGTATAAATAGAAATGTGCCCATCCCGTTTTATCACTCTTAAGGATATAATGTTTTTTATCTTCAAGATACTCGATACGGCCATCATAATCTAAATCTACCCACGAAGGCTGTTTCTCATCATATATTTCTTTTTTAGAACCATTTGCAGGGTTTACCGAATAAAATTTTAAATTATCCTGTCCGCGGTTCATCCATTGCACCATTAAATTGCTTCCGTCAAAACTCCAGTAAGGGGTGCCAAAGTATTGATCGTCTTTTTCGTTAAAATCTGCCCATACTACAGAACCTCCGGCTACGGGAACAAACCCTACTTTAACTTCCGGATTCGGATCGCCTGCCTTTGGATAGCGCGTTTTTTCTGTATAACCATGCTGACCTGTTGATCCATTAATTGGAAACATAGGAACCTTGGTGTCATCAAAACGCATAAAAGCGATGTTCTTACTATCTGGCGACCACCAGAAGGCTTTATAATTTGTAGATCGGCCAAGAATCTCCTCGTAATAAACCCAGGATGACCAACCGTTGTAAATTACATCAGTTCCATCATTAGTATACCTTACCTCTTTTCCTGTTTCAATATCAACCGAATAAAGATCATTATTTCTTGTAAATGCTACATGTTTACCGTCTGGCGATAATGTAGGGTTCTTCTCCTCATCTTTATCATTCGTTAGGCGTTTTGGTTCATCTTGGCCGTATTGTATGTAAATATCATTGTTTTTTACAGATAGGTTTACATTGCTCTTTGGTGGCGGAGTGTATGGGGTTCTTTCACCAGATTTAACATCTACAGCATATAAGTTACGGTCTTTGGTATCCATTTCAATGTAATGATTGTCATCACTCCACCCGGTTACTATATTCATGGATTTTGTTAGCGATGGCTGACCACCGAATATTTGTTGTTGTGAAAGTTTTTTAAGCTGAGCCTCTGATCTGATAATAAATAACGACATAGCTAAACAAGTAAGTAATATTTTTTTCATGCTATAGGTACTGTTGATTTTGATATTGCGCCTTGGCGTGGCGAAAATTACTAAAGTTTTTATAAAAAAGGCGTCCTTGAAAAGGACGCCCTGTAACATTATAAAGATAATCTAACGATTATACAATCCAGTTCCAACCGAATTCATCAGGAACTAATCCGTAACGAATATCGTTCAGTGTTTTAGCAATACCTGCTGAAACGGTACGTGTAGAAGGATCAGTTAATGTATAAACTTTACCTTGATAGCCGATTTCTCCGATTGGAGTTACCGTTGCCGCAGTTCCTGCTGCAAAAGCATCAGTTAGTCTGCCATTTTCAATTCCTTCAATAACTTCTTTTACACTGATACGTCTTTCTTCAACTTCAATACCTGCTTTTTTAGCAAGTGTGATGATTGTATCACGTGTTACGCCATCCAGAACTGTACTTCTTACTGAAGGAGTTACCAGTTTGCCATCGATTACGAAAATCAGGTTCGCTGTACCAGCTTCTTCAATAAACTCATGAGAAGCAGCATCAGTCCAGATTAACTGATCAAAGCCTTCTTTTTGAGCTTCAGCAAATGGATATAAAGAACGGGCATAATTGCCGGCAGTTTTAGCATAGCCAACACCACCATCATCAGCACGGGTAAATTCAGTTTCAATTTTAACTTTTAAAGCTTTGCTGTAGTATGGACCTGTTGGGGTAGTTAATAGAGCAAAAGTATACTTGTCTGATGCTTTAACACCTAAATAAGGGTCTGTAGCAAACATTACCGGACGAATGTATAGAGAATAGCCTTCCTGATTTGGGACCCAATTGTTATCAATCTCAATCAGTGCTGCAATTCCCTGCATAAAAATATCCTGAGGGATGCTTGGCATAGCCATGCGTGTTGCTGATTTATTGAAACGCTCAAAGTTTTTCTCAGCTCTGAAAACACTGACTTTTCCGTCAGCTAAACGATAAGCTTTTAAACCTTCAAAAATTGCCTGACCGTAGTGAAGCGCAGAAATTGCAGGGCTCATAGGAATTGGGCCATAAGGTAATACCTGTAGGTTTGTCCACTCACCATTTTCGTATTCTGCAATAAACATGTGGTCGGAAAACACCTTTCCGAAAGGTAATTGAGAAAAATCTGTTACTGTTAATCTGGTCTGCTCAGTTTTGGTTACTGTTATATCCAATGTCTCGTTCATTTTGACTTGTATTTTATTGCTGCAAATTTAATAAAAAAAAGCCTTGTTTGTTCCTTATTATTTTGCATTTTAATAATGCTTATGCCTCATTTTTAAGTGTTTTCAATACACTAAGCACCCAACCCTTACCCCATTCGTCCATTTGTTCTTCAGTCCACAGAAAGGGATAGAAAATTCTTTTCTGAAAGCGTGGAGGTAAATACTTCTGCCAGTTCGTGCCGCCGGTAGCCGCAATATCAACCGGATCTCTTTCCAGATATCTTACCGCCGATTTATAATGAGACAAAGGCCACTCCACATTAACATATAAATCGAGTTTTCTAAGTTCATCTGCCAAGGCAGAAACATCGTGTCCCTGCTCTAATAATTTATGATACAAAGCAGAAAAATTACTTTCCTTTCTATCTTTTACCAACTGTAAAAACTGAGTGGCATACTTCTGTATAAACTGTTTTAAAGTAAGGGTTTGTTTACCACTTGCCAGTTCTGTAGCTCCGAATTTCCAATAAATAAATTCAAATTGTTCTTCAACACTTTTATCTGCAAGTTCTTCTCTTTTGCTTTTATCAACCAGCCTGATAAAATCTGTTGCACAAATCTCTATCATTCGGTATTGGCCCGATTGGAAGCCACTTGCAGGTAATAATGACATTCTGAATTTCAGAAATTGATCTTTATCCATCCCGTTCACCATCACTTCAAATGAGGTAGTTAACGCATTAAAATAAGAATTAATGCGTTTTACCCTTTCAGTAAAGAACTGAACAGTTAATTTTTCATTATTGGCAATCTGTTTACATTCATGAAGTGTAAGTTTAAAATATAACTCAGTAATCTGATGGTACATGATAAAAATCTCTTCATCAGGAAAAGGGGTTTTTGGATTTTGCAGGCTCAGTAAAGTATCCAGGTGGATATAATCCCAGTAAGTTAAGAAATCAGCATACAACAAACCATCCAGATATGCCGACATATCCTGGCCCATTGCTGCATATTTCTCCTGCAGTTTATCCAGCTTTTCCTTTATCTGAGGTGTAAGTTCCATCCTAATATAAAACCCTGAATTTTATAGTATGTTCAATCTTTTTTAATGATTTAAACAATTGCTTGTCATACTGAGCATTAATGTCTGTAATCACATAGCCAATTTCAGCATTAGTCATCAGGAACTGACCTACAATGTTAATGTCATGTTTGGCAAAAACAGTATTAATTTTGGCCATAATACCCGGTACGTTTTTATGAATGTGTATTAGTCTGTGCGATTTCTCGATTCTTGGCAATTGCAGGTTCGGGAAATTGCTGCTCAGATAACTGGTGCCTGTGTTCATAAAATCTATCATCCTTTTTGGAATGAAATCGATATTACGAGGATTATGTTTAGGATCATCAAAAACTACAATACCCTGTTCAGTACAGGTAGAAATGTCAACCTTATTTTTTGCGCTGCCCAGGTAACCAATGGTTTTAAGCTTAACGGCTCTTTTTAATTTTTCAAGATCAATTTTTTCGCCATCGGCCAATAACATCATGTGTACATCAGGTACATACTTCTCTTCAAAAGTAGTTTTATGACGAACAGAAAAGCCATCTTTTTTAAGCAGCTCAATAGTTAATGGGTCTGCATCACCAATAATCAGGCACAGGATCCTGTTTTTAGGATATGAAATTGCCCGTGGTAAATTGTTGACATATAAGAACTCATCAAAACTTGGGGTAATATGGTCGGCCTTTTTAACAATGCTTTCTCTCGAAATGTTCTCAGTAAACGCATAAAACTTCTTTATCAAACCACTTTCGCGAAGCTGAAAATCCGAATAGCCATCACCAATACCGTAAAGATCTCCCTCAAGGTTTAGCTGTTGCATTAGTTTAACCTTACCACCTTCTTCACTTAATGGGTTAGAGTGGTCGTAATCAATTATTTTTCCATCACCTGTAGTTACAAAAGTATTAGCGTAGATGTTTTCTTTTTTAATGTGGAACTTACTTACTACCGGGGTAATGAATTCTTTAAAACCACCAGAAACGATCAAAACCTCATCAGCATGTTTTTTAAAGAACTCGGCATTGCGCGAAAAAGAGGCAGAAACCTTTTTCTTTAAATGCGTAATTAGTTGTTTCAGGTGATCTTCATTAGCCTCAAGAAGTTTAACCCTTTGAGCCAAGCTCTCGCCAAATGAAAGTTTTCCTTCCATTGCAAGGTTGGTGTAGTCTTCAATCTTCTGAAAAATAGCATCTTTCTCTGGATGCTTTTTTAAAGAGATACGGGCTAGCTCATCTAATGCCTCAACCTGTGTAAAGGTGCTGTCAAAATCAATAATGTAAATATTTTTTTGCTTCATTTTAGTTGTTCTTTAACCCCCTGCAAACTTCTTCAATACTTTGCTTAAGCGGTTTAAATTGTATTCCGATTGTATGCTTTATTTTTTCGTTACTATATAAGCTTTCATTTAAGCTGCTTCTTGCCGCATCGCTTGTTAATGCTGCAGGTTTGCCGGTAAACAGAGATGCCAGCTTTGCTGCCCTCCATGCAATGCCAAGCATCCATGGCTTTGCTTCTTTTGAAGGTGCCTTTACATTAAAGCCCTGAGCAATTTCTCCAAAAAACTGTTGATAATGATAGTTCTCAGAAGATATGGTGTAGCGTTCGCCGGTTTCTTTACTGTTCATTAATGAAATCATGCTTTTTGCCACATCATGAACATCCACAATACCTGTTGCACCTTTGGTGTAATAAGAAAGGCCATCTTTTACCAGTTTAAATATTGCACCGCTGCCTTCAAAACCAGCCCCGGCCCAATAATTACAGATGGATTTACAATTACCGCATCTAAGCCTTCAGCAATTCCACGCCAAACCTCCATCTCGCCTTCATATTTAGAGATGGCGTATGAATGCGCTTTTGGATCATATTCCCAGAAATCCTTTTCGGTAATCAGTTGTCCTTTTTTTGCATTCCCTAAGGCTGCAACAGAACTTACATGAACCAGCCGTATATTATTTTCTGCACAAAGGTTAACAATGTTGCTGGTGCCCTCAATATTAACTTTAAGCAATTTTGCCTTATCCTTCGGGTCAAACGATATCATTGCCGCGCAGTGGTAAACCTGATCAACACCTTCAAAGGCATCCTCAAGCGAAGAAATGTCATTTATGTCCGCAACAAGCCACTCAATATTTGCGTTGTTGCTTATTGATTTGGGTATAACAGAGTGCTCGCGTTTTAATGCTTTTACCTTTACACCCGCCTCAGTTAATTGATTTATTAATTCTGCTCCTAAAAATCCAGTGGCGCCGGTAACTAATATCATTTCATTTTTTTTAGGATGTTCATTAAAATATGCTCTCAAAAATAGATATTTGATGGCATACATTTATAGTACTATATGTCTTTATCAGATTTTTTTTCACCTTTAAGTCCAGACAAATTCTCACCAAAAGCCGGATTTTATACCAGTCAGCTAGGTTTGAAGGCTACTTTTTATACCGATAAATTTCCTGACCTTGAAGAAAATGAATACGATATTGCCATTTTTGGAGTACAAGATGACCGTGCTTCTGTAAATAATGAGGGTTGCGGCCTGGCTCCCGACTATTTTCGCGCCCAGTTTTATAGCTTAAATGAAGGCGCTTATACCAGCAAAATTATAGACCTGGGGAATATAAAGGCAGGAGCTTCCATTTCTGATACTTATGTAGCAGTAAAAATGGTAGTATCTGAACTGATCAAGTTAAATATTGTACCTATAATTATTGGGGGTGGACAAGATCTTACTTATGCACAATACCTTGCTTACGAAAGCCTGGAGCAAAAAGTAGATTTGGTTGTGGTAGACAGTAAATTTGACCTTGATGAAGAAGATCAGGAAGGACTTGCAGCTAAATCAGATACCTATTTAAATAAAATATTACTTCACCAGCCAAATTACCTTTTCAATTTTAGTAATATCGGTTACCAGACCTATTATGTTAATCAGGAAAGCCTAAAAGTAATGAGTAAGCTATATTTTGATGTACATCGTTTAGGCGAATTTGCAGATGATATTAGCTTAACTGAACCAATTGTCCGCAATGCCAATATGCTCAGTTTCGATATTGGTGCTATTCGTTCATCGGATGCTGCCGCAAATGCAAATGCAGGGCCAAATGGCTTTTATGGTGAGCAGGCATGCCGTATTGCGAGGTATGCAGGAATGAGTGATAAACTTACCTCTATCGGTTTTTATGAATTTAACCCTGCTTTTGATACCAATGGGCAAACTGCAATGTTACTGGCTCAAATGGTATGGTATTTCGTTGATGGTTATTATAATCGAAAAAAGGATTTTCCCCTTACTCCAAAATCGCAATACCTTATTTACAGGGCCAGTTTAAATGATGGAACAGGCGAGATGTTGTTTGTGAAAAGTAAAAAGTCTGATAGGTGGTGGATGCAGGTCCCTTACCCAACAGGTATCTCCAAAAATGAGCGCTTTCATTTGGTGCCTTGTCGTTACGACGATTATACGACTGCTGTAAATGGCGAAATGCCCGATCTGTGGTGGCGTACATTCCAAAAACTATTATAATTTTACAATTTTTATAGCGTTATGTATGGGCTTGAATTTTATATTTGAGCTCGGGCATGCTATTGTATAAGTGTCTGTTAAATTAAAGAACAAAATATGAGGAAATTATTAATTACTGCTGTTTGTTTATTGCCAGTTGCGGCCATTGCTCAGAGTAAATTTACAGTTCAGGCTAAGGTTGGAAATTTAAATACTCCTGCCAAGGCATTTTTATACTATAAGGCAGGTGGTACACAAGTTGTTGATTCGGCGATTATTACAGCAGGTAAATTTTCGTTTACAGGTCCTCTTGAAGGAATAACGCAGGCAACAATAAGAATTGCTCATGATGATAAGGCTCCCGATGTGGCAAATCCTGAATCTGTTGATGTTTTTGGCTTTTACCTGGAGCCTAAAGTGGTGGCAATTAATTCAGCAACGGATTCTGTTAAAAATGCAATAGTGAAAGCATCGGCGGTAAACGATGATAATGTTAAATATAAAGCCATAACAAAATCTGTAAAGGCTAAAAGCGCGGCCTTACTTGCTGAATATAAGGGTAAAACTGAAGAAGAGCGTAAGGATGAGAGCTATATGAAAACTGTTTATGATCGTGATGAGGCAATTCAAAAAGAGTTTGCTGATATCAATAAACAGTTTTATCTGGCCAATCGTGATTCGTATGTTGCTTTAGTTGCGTTTGCAAGTACATTGGGGCCTGATGTTAATGCTGCTGTTGCAGAACCTGATTTTAATAAATTCTCTGCTGAAGTTAAAGCTACTGAGCTGGGTAAAAACATTGCAAATCTACTTTCGGCTTCTAAACAAAATGCTATTGGCACATTGGCAATGGATTTTACTCAGAATGATGTAAACGATAAACCGGTTAAATTATCTGATTTTAGAGGCAAATATGTATTGCTTGATTTCTGGGCTTCGTGGTGTGGACCTTGCAGAGGTGAAAACCCGAATGTGGTTAAGGCTTTTAACACTTATAAAGATAAAAACTTTACTGTTCTTGGTGTTTCTTTAGATAAGCCTAAGGAAAAAGAGAAATGGTTGCAGGCTATTAAAGATGATGGTTTAACATGGACTCATGTATCAGATTTAAAGTTCTGGGATAATGCAGTTGCCAAGATGTATGGTATCCGTGGTATTCCGGCAAATTATCTGATTGACCCATCAGGAAAAATCATTGCAAAGAATGTAAGAGGAGAAGAGTTGCAAAGCAAGCTTGCTGAAGTTTTAGGACCTGCAAAAACAAAATAAATTCTGGTAAAATTTGTATTTGCTGATGCAGGAATTTTTGTGAGAAATTGGGGGGTTTAAACAATCGTTAAACAATGATTACCCAATCATCATACATTGCATATACAATTGCGGATTGTTTAAAAAAAGTGGGGCGATATCATGATCATGATATCGCCCCACTTTTTTGTATTTACCTTATATTATACTAAATCAAAACCAATGTCTTCTCTGAAGTATTTACCATCAAAGTAAAGTCGCGCTGCATCAGCAGTTGCTGATTGCAATGCATCGAATTGAGTGTCTTGTAAACTACTAACAGCAATAACACGACCGCCGTTGGTTTTTATAACACCACCTTCAAGGACTGTTCCGGCATGGAACACTAAAGATTGGCGAACATTATCAATACCTGTTATGGTTTTTCCTTTTTCATATTCGCCAGGGTATCCACCGGCAACAACCATTACAGTTGCCGCATTTTTTGGACTGATATTTAGTTTATAGCCTTTTAGTTTCTTTTTAGCTGTAGCAATAAAAAGCTCTACAAGGTCATTTTCGACTCTTGGAATTACACTTTCTGTTTCCGGATCGCCCATTCGACAGTTGTATTCTATTACAAAAGGTTTCTCGTTTACTTTAATTAAGCCAAAGAAAATAAAACCGGTGTAGTTGATTTTGTCTTTCTTTAAACCGTTAATAGTTGGGATGATAATATCGCGTTCTACCTCATCTAAAAATGCTTTGCTGGCAAATGGAACGGGTGAAACTGAGCCCATACCGCCGGTGTTTAAACCAGTATCTGCTTGTCCGATACGTTTGTAGTCTTTCGCTTCAGGAAGTATTACATAATTTTCACCATCTGTAAGTACAAATACTGAAAGCTCAATGCCACTTAAAAACTGTTCAATTACTACAGTAGCTCCGGCTTCGCCAAATTTACCGCTTAGCATTAGCTTTAATTCTTCCTGTGCTTCGGCTGTGTTGTCAATAATTAAGACACCTTTTCCGGCTGCCAACCCATCGGCTTTTAATACAACCGGAAGGGGATGTGACTGCAGGTAAGTTAAACCTTCTTCTAAGGTCTTGCTGGTAAAAGAGCGTGAGCTGGCAGTAGGAATGCCATGACGCGCCATAAATTGTTTAGAGAAGTCTTTACTGCCTTCTAAAATTGCGCCTTCTTTTTTTGGTCCGATAACGGGGATTTTAGATAAGCTTTCATCCTCAGCAAAAAAGTCATGAATACCATTTACAAGAGGTTCTTCGGGGCCAACTACTACCAGTTCTATATTTTCTTTAAGAACTAATGCTTTTACAGCTTCAAAATTATTGATGTTAAGGTTTATGTTTTTGCCATAAGCTCCTGTACCACCATTACCAGGTGCGATAAATAATTGAGAGCAAAGGGGAGACTGGCTCATTTTCCA contains the following coding sequences:
- a CDS encoding HAD-IB family phosphatase, translated to MKQKNIYIIDFDSTFTQVEALDELARISLKKHPEKDAIFQKIEDYTNLAMEGKLSFGESLAQRVKLLEANEDHLKQLITHLKKKVSASFSRNAEFFKKHADEVLIVSGGFKEFITPVVSKFHIKKENIYANTFVTTGDGKIIDYDHSNPLSEEGGKVKLMQQLNLEGDLYGIGDGYSDFQLRESGLIKKFYAFTENISRESIVKKADHITPSFDEFLYVNNLPRAISYPKNRILCLIIGDADPLTIELLKKDGFSVRHKTTFEEKYVPDVHMMLLADGEKIDLEKLKRAVKLKTIGYLGSAKNKVDISTCTEQGIVVFDDPKHNPRNIDFIPKRMIDFMNTGTSYLSSNFPNLQLPRIEKSHRLIHIHKNVPGIMAKINTVFAKHDINIVGQFLMTNAEIGYVITDINAQYDKQLFKSLKKIEHTIKFRVLY
- a CDS encoding TlpA disulfide reductase family protein translates to MRKLLITAVCLLPVAAIAQSKFTVQAKVGNLNTPAKAFLYYKAGGTQVVDSAIITAGKFSFTGPLEGITQATIRIAHDDKAPDVANPESVDVFGFYLEPKVVAINSATDSVKNAIVKASAVNDDNVKYKAITKSVKAKSAALLAEYKGKTEEERKDESYMKTVYDRDEAIQKEFADINKQFYLANRDSYVALVAFASTLGPDVNAAVAEPDFNKFSAEVKATELGKNIANLLSASKQNAIGTLAMDFTQNDVNDKPVKLSDFRGKYVLLDFWASWCGPCRGENPNVVKAFNTYKDKNFTVLGVSLDKPKEKEKWLQAIKDDGLTWTHVSDLKFWDNAVAKMYGIRGIPANYLIDPSGKIIAKNVRGEELQSKLAEVLGPAKTK
- the purD gene encoding phosphoribosylamine--glycine ligase — translated: MNILLLGSGGRESAFAWKMSQSPLCSQLFIAPGNGGTGAYGKNINLNINNFEAVKALVLKENIELVVVGPEEPLVNGIHDFFAEDESLSKIPVIGPKKEGAILEGSKDFSKQFMARHGIPTASSRSFTSKTLEEGLTYLQSHPLPVVLKADGLAAGKGVLIIDNTAEAQEELKLMLSGKFGEAGATVVIEQFLSGIELSVFVLTDGENYVILPEAKDYKRIGQADTGLNTGGMGSVSPVPFASKAFLDEVERDIIIPTINGLKKDKINYTGFIFFGLIKVNEKPFVIEYNCRMGDPETESVIPRVENDLVELFIATAKKKLKGYKLNISPKNAATVMVVAGGYPGEYEKGKTITGIDNVRQSLVFHAGTVLEGGVIKTNGGRVIAVSSLQDTQFDALQSATADAARLYFDGKYFREDIGFDLV
- a CDS encoding DPP IV N-terminal domain-containing protein, which gives rise to MKKILLTCLAMSLFIIRSEAQLKKLSQQQIFGGQPSLTKSMNIVTGWSDDNHYIEMDTKDRNLYAVDVKSGERTPYTPPPKSNVNLSVKNNDIYIQYGQDEPKRLTNDKDEEKNPTLSPDGKHVAFTRNNDLYSVDIETGKEVRYTNDGTDVIYNGWSSWVYYEEILGRSTNYKAFWWSPDSKNIAFMRFDDTKVPMFPINGSTGQHGYTEKTRYPKAGDPNPEVKVGFVPVAGGSVVWADFNEKDDQYFGTPYWSFDGSNLMVQWMNRGQDNLKFYSVNPANGSKKEIYDEKQPSWVDLDYDGRIEYLEDKKHYILKSDKTGWAHFYLYTLDGKLVNPLTSGKWQVTNLVHVDEKNKVVYFMARKEASTRTDFYSVDYNGRNLKRLSFGDYSHQVMMSPKGSYFITNYSNVSTPTKRTLLNNKGKIIKELGDSKSDDFAQFNYGKTEMITIPTDDGYNLPAVITYPTDFDQNKKYPVVMSIYGGPNAGTVTNTWKGIGGQWWANEGIVQISVDHRASGQFGKEGVALMHRNLGKWEMKDYTTAAKWLKAQTWIDNKKLLITGHSYGGYMTCLALTKGADDFDFGYAGAPVTSWELYDSHYTERFMDTPQENPEGYKNGSVLTYVNNYKGLLRVMHGDMDDNVHMQNTIQFIDKLQNANKHFELMIYPGGRHGWGGVKSAHDKAERFRFYYQNLLNKPVPEELLK
- a CDS encoding SDR family NAD(P)-dependent oxidoreductase; the encoded protein is MILVTGATGFLGAELINQLTEAGVKVKALKREHSVIPKSISNNANIEWLVADINDISSLEDAFEGVDQVYHCAAMISFDPKDKAKLLKVNIEGTSNIVNLCAENNIRLVHVSSVAALGNAKKGQLITEKDFWEYDPKAHSYAISKYEGEMEVWRGIAEGLDAVIVNPSVIIGPGLVLKAAVQYLNW
- a CDS encoding tryptophan 2,3-dioxygenase family protein, yielding MELTPQIKEKLDKLQEKYAAMGQDMSAYLDGLLYADFLTYWDYIHLDTLLSLQNPKTPFPDEEIFIMYHQITELYFKLTLHECKQIANNEKLTVQFFTERVKRINSYFNALTTSFEVMVNGMDKDQFLKFRMSLLPASGFQSGQYRMIEICATDFIRLVDKSKREELADKSVEEQFEFIYWKFGATELASGKQTLTLKQFIQKYATQFLQLVKDRKESNFSALYHKLLEQGHDVSALADELRKLDLYVNVEWPLSHYKSAVRYLERDPVDIAATGGTNWQKYLPPRFQKRIFYPFLWTEEQMDEWGKGWVLSVLKTLKNEA
- a CDS encoding branched-chain amino acid aminotransferase → MNETLDITVTKTEQTRLTVTDFSQLPFGKVFSDHMFIAEYENGEWTNLQVLPYGPIPMSPAISALHYGQAIFEGLKAYRLADGKVSVFRAEKNFERFNKSATRMAMPSIPQDIFMQGIAALIEIDNNWVPNQEGYSLYIRPVMFATDPYLGVKASDKYTFALLTTPTGPYYSKALKVKIETEFTRADDGGVGYAKTAGNYARSLYPFAEAQKEGFDQLIWTDAASHEFIEEAGTANLIFVIDGKLVTPSVRSTVLDGVTRDTIITLAKKAGIEVEERRISVKEVIEGIENGRLTDAFAAGTAATVTPIGEIGYQGKVYTLTDPSTRTVSAGIAKTLNDIRYGLVPDEFGWNWIV
- a CDS encoding formimidoylglutamase, which codes for MSLSDFFSPLSPDKFSPKAGFYTSQLGLKATFYTDKFPDLEENEYDIAIFGVQDDRASVNNEGCGLAPDYFRAQFYSLNEGAYTSKIIDLGNIKAGASISDTYVAVKMVVSELIKLNIVPIIIGGGQDLTYAQYLAYESLEQKVDLVVVDSKFDLDEEDQEGLAAKSDTYLNKILLHQPNYLFNFSNIGYQTYYVNQESLKVMSKLYFDVHRLGEFADDISLTEPIVRNANMLSFDIGAIRSSDAAANANAGPNGFYGEQACRIARYAGMSDKLTSIGFYEFNPAFDTNGQTAMLLAQMVWYFVDGYYNRKKDFPLTPKSQYLIYRASLNDGTGEMLFVKSKKSDRWWMQVPYPTGISKNERFHLVPCRYDDYTTAVNGEMPDLWWRTFQKLL